A stretch of the Papaver somniferum cultivar HN1 chromosome 6, ASM357369v1, whole genome shotgun sequence genome encodes the following:
- the LOC113290136 gene encoding elicitor-responsive protein 1-like isoform X2 translates to MVILFQKGRQMTRGTLEVLLVDASNLKDTDFFGKMDPYVIIQFCNQKGKSTVARGKGKAPVWNEKFTFDVEYPDNIRDEHHQYKLDLTIMDKDRFSTDDFVGEWTYHPRHTWLDHRCRR, encoded by the exons ATGGTGATCCTG TTTCAGAAAGGAAGACAGATGACCAGAGGTACACTAGAGGTTTTGCTGGTCGATGCTTCTAATCTCAAAGACACCGATTTTTTCG GAAAAATGGACCCTTACGTAATAATTCAGTTCTGTAATCAGAAGGGAAAGAGCACTGTTGCCCGTG GAAAAGGAAAAGCACCAGTGTGGAACGAAAAATTTACATTTGATGTGGAGTATCCTGATAATATTAGAGATGAACATCACCAATATAAACTCGATCTCACCATCATGGACAAAGATAGGTTCAGCACGGACGACTTTGTAGGCGAATGGAC TTACCATCCTCGTCATACTTGGCTGGATCATCGCTGTCGTCGCTGA
- the LOC113290136 gene encoding elicitor-responsive protein 1-like isoform X1 yields MVILFQKGRQMTRGTLEVLLVDASNLKDTDFFGKMDPYVIIQFCNQKGKSTVARGKGKAPVWNEKFTFDVEYPDNIRDEHHQYKLDLTIMDKDRFSTDDFVGEWTHTSYHPRHTWLDHRCRR; encoded by the exons ATGGTGATCCTG TTTCAGAAAGGAAGACAGATGACCAGAGGTACACTAGAGGTTTTGCTGGTCGATGCTTCTAATCTCAAAGACACCGATTTTTTCG GAAAAATGGACCCTTACGTAATAATTCAGTTCTGTAATCAGAAGGGAAAGAGCACTGTTGCCCGTG GAAAAGGAAAAGCACCAGTGTGGAACGAAAAATTTACATTTGATGTGGAGTATCCTGATAATATTAGAGATGAACATCACCAATATAAACTCGATCTCACCATCATGGACAAAGATAGGTTCAGCACGGACGACTTTGTAGGCGAATGGAC CCATACCAGTTACCATCCTCGTCATACTTGGCTGGATCATCGCTGTCGTCGCTGA